Genomic DNA from Deinococcus roseus:
AGGGTCTGGGCAGGATCCATTCCGGTCTCCTGGGCGTGGGCCAGCGGTGTCCCTGCCAGCAAAGCAACCGTGAAAACGAGGGCAAAATGGGTTCTGGTGGGCACAATGAGGCCATTATAGGGACCGCCGACCGCTTCAGGGTGTGTGAAAGCTCAAGAAGATGTGTTGGGTTGGGGATACAGGTCTTCTGCAATCTGCTGGATCAGGGCATCCAGAAACTGAAAAGCCTGCTGGTCTTCTCTGAAACATTCTTTGTATCCATCACTGAACCAGTATTCAGGTGCTGCCTCTTTGCGCTGGTGTTCTTCTTCGTCTTCATGCCCGATGCCCCCGTAGAAAACCCCTGAGGTGGGTTCACGAAAATCCACCCAGATCAACACATTTTTGAATTGGATGTGCACCTGCGGATGATGAGCTGGTGCGCCCTCCAGCTGGAAGCTTGCACCACATTTTGTTTTTGCAGTTTGCAGATGCGTCCAGAGCAGGTTGAAGTTCTGGGTTTGGATGTTCATTCTGGCCTTTCAAATCTCTGGCCTTTCAGAGCTGCAAAATTTTAGAGATCTGAAAAGTTGTTTTTGCAGTTTGCAGATGCCTCCAGAGCAGGTTGAAATTCGCGATCCAATTTGGCCTTTCAAATCTCTGGATTTTCAGAGCTGCAAAATTGTAGAGCTCCGGATTTCTGGTTTCATGAAAAACCATGATTTGAGTTTCAAACCTCTGACATTCTGGCCTTTCAAATCTCTGGATTTTCAGAGCTTCAAAAATCTAAAAGTTTAACAGGAATGGATTCCCGGTCCAGAACGATGGTTTTGCCGAAAAGATGTTTTGCAGCGCTGGGTTTTTATGGATTTTCAGAGCTTCAAAAATCCACAGCTCTGGAAATCTAGAGTTCGCCTTTTTTCAGGGCTTCAAACAAGAGGCCCTGGCCTTGCTGGAAGTCTTCCAGTTGTTTCAGGGCGTCCATGGCAGATTCCAGCAGCAAGAGTTCGGCCCTGAGCATTTGCAGCGGTTCGCCGTCCTGCAACAGGTGACGGTGATACTCTTCAGGGGAAAGTTCCTGCAGTTTGTTGAGGTATCCGGTCAGCAGGGCACGCTGGAGTTTCAGGTCCTGCAAGGTGCTCTTGTGGGTGCGGGTTGGTGGTTTCATGCATCCTCCTGCGACAAGGGAAAGAAGGCTGTACAGGGAGGCAGTCAGCACTGCATCAACATCCGACCAGGACGGTCTGGATCCAGAGCCAACACAGATTGGATCTGTCCTGATCAAATTCATCAGGATAAATTTATTTTACACCGAATTCCCTGCAAGACTTGAACGGTTGGACCTGGGATTTTGACAGATCTGTGAATTGCCTTTTGTAAGGTTGAATCCATCCTCCGATCGATTTGTGAAAACCAGAATGGCCTTGCATTGGCCGCACCTCTGAAACTTCAGCTTTGCTGGTGTTTCCTGAATCCAAACTGAACAATTTATAAATATTGTATTATTTCACACCACACTTTGTCTTTCATCGGGGAATCACCTTATAATTAAACAGGAAATTCCCACCCATTTCTCAACATTCTCAGATCAGGAGACCCAACATGTTTGACCAGCCCCAGCAACAGGAGATTCAGCAGGATTCTAAACCCCTGACCTCTCCTGTGTTCCAGCCTTCTTACCAGAAACCCGAATTGAAGCCGATTGGCAGCTGGCAGGTTTTGACCGGCAGCATCTGCGAAATTGGTGATCCCGGATGTTGAAGCATGCAGCTCCCTTCACCCTGCTGACGTTGCTGCTGGCCTCCTGCGCCCAGACCCCAACCTCTGCCCCAGCCCAGGAACGCTTCAAAGTTTTCGGCATGGGAGAAATCGTGGTGGGTGAAGCTGCGGGCATCCAGGCCCAGAACCTCACCCAGAGTGCTTTGCAGCTCAAATCTCTGGGCAACACCATGGTGGACCACAACGGCTACCGCTACATTTCCACCAGATATCAGGTCAGAAACGCCACCAGTGCAGGGGTCGCCAGTGGCACTGCCAAAACCAACCTCACCCTGATTGCCGGTGAAACCGCCAGCACCCTCGGCAACACCGCCATCCGGGCCATCAAAAAAGCCGATGGTTCTGCTGCCAATCCCAGTCTGGCTTCTTTGATTGTGCCAACGGGCACCCTTGCAGCAGGCCCAGTTTTGGCATCGGGTCAACAGAGTTTCCAGGTCTTCACCTCCAGTGAAATTGCACCTCTGGCAGGTACCACTGGATTGCTGAATGCTTTTCCTTACGGCTTTGTGGTAGACAGGGTGGGCGGTGGTCGCACCCTCCCGGCCAACCCCACCGTGAACGACTATCAGGGCACGGTCACGGTATCTGTGAAAGTCCCCCTGCAGACACCCCTCTCCAACACCCCCACGGCATTCACGCTGGCGGTGCTGTTCGCAGAGGACAGTGTGACCCAGGTCAGCGAATCCCCGGAAGAACAACTGCTGGGCAACAGTGGTCTGGCTGCCAGGGTGACAGCAGCAGGAGCAAGCCGGGTGAATGTTTTCCCAGGCAGCACATATTCAGGCACCACACGCACCCTCTGCAAAATTCCCGTTTCCACCGCAGGCAGCCCCAGTTATCTGGTCAATTTCAAACCCGGCGTGGCCCAGGTCACCCCGGATGTGGATGTGCTGGCCGAGAGCAGCTCCTACATCAGTGCCACTTTTGATTGTGCAGATGTGGCTGCACCCACCCTCTCTGCATCCACCCCGCAAAATGAGTTGACCATTCAGGCCTTGCAGACTGGAAAACGCCTGACCAATTTCAACACTTTCAACAAGGGCACCTTTGCCCAGCTGGGTTCAGAATGGACCTACACTCCAGGGTCGGGGGCAGCTTTCAAACCCAATGAACTGGTGGAAGTCACCTTGCACCAGAGCGGTTTGCGGAGCAGCTTTGTGCACCGCTACCGGGTGAAATCGGCTGCAGAAGGAGCAGCGGGCTTCAATACCGCCACCCTGTACGGCACCGGCACCGATTTTGTCTTCAATGTGGCAGTGGCAGATGTGGATGGAGACGGTGATCTGGACGCTTTGCAGTCCAATGGCAGCACCAACTCCATTCGTTTTTTCAAGGGCAATGGAAATGGCACTTTCCAGACGGCTGTGGCATATGACCTGGGTGAAGTCATTCCTGGGGTGGCCCTGGCCGATGTCAACAACGACGGCAAACCCGACATCGTGGGCACCAAATACACCAGCGCAGCCATCTCGGTGATGCTGGGCAATGGTGACGGAACCTTCCAGACCCAGCAAACCAGCACTGGCGGAGGCAACGGTACTGCTCTCGCACTCGGAGACATCAACGGAGATGGGAACCTGGATGTGGTTACAGGCAACAGGGCCCTGAACAATGCCACCACCATGCTGGGCAACGGAGATGGCACCTTCCAGAGCGGCACCACCCTCACTACAGGAAACAATGTTTACGATGTGGACCTGGGAGACCTCAACGGGGATGGGAAACTGGACCTGGTGATTGCCAATGCAGACAACAACAACGTTGGGGTGTTCAAAGGCAATGGCAACGGCACCTTCCAGAGCATGGTGACTTACCCAGTGGGAAGCGTACCCACCAGTGTGGCTGTGGGAGACCTCAATGCAGATGGGAACCTGGATGTGGTGGTGACCAACAACGGTGCCCACACCATCAGTGTGCTGCTGGGCAATGGAGACGCCACCCTGCAAACCCAGCAAACCTACACGGTGACCGGAACCAACCCCTTCCCTTTTGATGTGGCCCTGGGAGATTACAACGGAGATGGCAAATTGGACGCCGTCACCTCGGACAACGGCGTCAATGATGTGAGTTTGTTCCTGGGCAATGGGGATGGCACTTTGCAGGCAGACACCCATTATTCTGCTGTATTTGCCCCTACAGGTCTTGCCGCTGGAGACTTCAACGGAGATGGCAAACTGGATTTGATCACCGGTTCTTCCTTTTCGCAGTTTGGTGCTGTGGTGATCAAAAAATAAACCCAGCACCTCAAACAGAGCCCTCCTGTTGATCTCAGGAGGGCTCTGTTTGAGGATCCATGTGCAGGTCATGCGCAGGTCATTTGCAGATCTGGTTGTGACCCTGTTCTCTGGCCTGCTGCACCAGGGTTTCTGACTGTTTCACCATCACATCCGGGGCCAGGGAAAGATTGCTGCACAGGCCGCCACTGAGGGTGACCTGCAGGTTTGCATCAAGGGTGGACCAGTCGTGCAGCGCGACTTTCTCCCGCAGGCGGTCACACAAAATCAGGGCAGACTCCAGGGGGGTGCAGGGCAAAATCAGCACAAAAGCCTCGTCGTTGTGGCGGGCCAGCAAATCGGTGTCGCGGATGCTGGATTGCAGGATGTTGGCAATGTCCTGCAGCACCTGATTTCCGATCTGCTGGGAGTGCTCATGGATGGACTGGAAGTGATCCACGGCCAGCACCGCCACCGTGAGCGGCTGACCATAGCGCACAGATCGGGCGTATTCCACATACAGCACGTCTGTGAAGTGGGTCTGGTTGTAGAGGCCGGTCAGGGCATCAAAGCGGGCCTGTCTGGCCAGACGGTTTTGCTCCAGGGTCAGGTCATCTTGCAGTTGCTGCATCTGGTGTTGCTGCTGCAGCAAGGCGTTGCGCAGATCCCGGATGTATCCCACGCCTCCGCCCACCAGCAAAGCCAGCAGCAGACCCGGAAGGTGTGAGGTGTAGGCCAATGCAGCCTGCTCGCTGCTCAGGGACCAGGCCATCACCAGCTGTCCCAGCAGGGCATGCAGCAGGCCCAGACGCATGCCTCCCCACCAGGCCAGAACTGCCACAACGGCCAGAACAACCATTTGCGGTGCAGAACCTGTCATGGATTGCAGCACGGGAAACACCAGCAGGCAAAGGATCCAGATCAGCAGTCCTGCAGAAAACACCCTCAGAAACTGGTTTTTGCCTGACAATGCAGGCTGTCCAGCGGGGTCTCTCTGGTATTCAAGGGGTGTGTTCATGGATCAACCTCCTGTCTCATGTGCTTTCAGTGCTGTTGTTTGTCTCAGGACAGGAAAGCGCATCACCAGACATTCTCTGGAAAAATCCTGCGGACAACGCATCATACTTTACAGATTAAAGTTCTGTTCTTTCAGGATTCTGAACGGCTGTTGTGTGTCTGTTTTTACAGATGGTGCAGAAGTTTTCACAGGCCTCTGGGTGTCTGCTTTTGATCCTGTCATCAGTGTACTGCTTTCCCCTTGCTGGGATTTTGAATGGAGATTTCGAAACTCTGAAATTTTGAAGCTTCAAAAACCTGAAAAACCACAAAAGGAAAATTCTTGCATTGCAGCAGCAAAAACTGCTATCCTCTTTTTGGAACTTCAAAGCTGTGCATGTCTAAAAATCCAAAATTTTAGATTTTTAGAGCTTCAAAATTCTAGCAAGCTTTGTCTGGAGGAACATGAAGGTCATCACCGTGCTTGGATTCAAAGGAGGCGTGGGCAAAACCACCACTGCAGTGCATCTGGCCCAGGCCCTCTCCCGCAAAGGCAAAACCCTGCTGGTGGATGGAGATGCCAACCGCAACACCCTGGGATGGGCCAGCTCGGGCCACCTCTCCCCCACCACCATCAGTGAAAAACAGGTGCCCCGCCACATGAACCAGGGCTTTGAATACATGGTGATTGACTCGGCGGCCCGCCCCAGCCCGGATGAAGTCAAAGACCTTGCCGAGGCCAGCACCCTGCTGATTTTGCCCACCACCCCGGAAGCCATGTCCTTGCAGGTGCTGCTGGAAACCGCCCAGACCCTGCAACAGGTGGGGGCCAGCAATTACCGGGGTCTGCTGACCATGATTCCTCCTCACCCCAGCAAAGAAGGGGAGGAAGCCCGCACTTTCCTGCAATCTGAAGGCTTTCCGCTGTTCTCGGCCAACGTGCGGCTCACCAAGGCTTTCCGGGATGCCAGTGCTTCCCAGGTTCCGGTGGTGCAGGTCAAAAGCCCCCAGGCCAAAAACGCCTGGCTGGATTACGAGCAGGTCACCCGTGAAGTGCTGGCCCTGCTGGGAGAAG
This window encodes:
- a CDS encoding ParA family protein, which codes for MKVITVLGFKGGVGKTTTAVHLAQALSRKGKTLLVDGDANRNTLGWASSGHLSPTTISEKQVPRHMNQGFEYMVIDSAARPSPDEVKDLAEASTLLILPTTPEAMSLQVLLETAQTLQQVGASNYRGLLTMIPPHPSKEGEEARTFLQSEGFPLFSANVRLTKAFRDASASQVPVVQVKSPQAKNAWLDYEQVTREVLALLGEA
- a CDS encoding GGDEF domain-containing protein; amino-acid sequence: MNTPLEYQRDPAGQPALSGKNQFLRVFSAGLLIWILCLLVFPVLQSMTGSAPQMVVLAVVAVLAWWGGMRLGLLHALLGQLVMAWSLSSEQAALAYTSHLPGLLLALLVGGGVGYIRDLRNALLQQQHQMQQLQDDLTLEQNRLARQARFDALTGLYNQTHFTDVLYVEYARSVRYGQPLTVAVLAVDHFQSIHEHSQQIGNQVLQDIANILQSSIRDTDLLARHNDEAFVLILPCTPLESALILCDRLREKVALHDWSTLDANLQVTLSGGLCSNLSLAPDVMVKQSETLVQQAREQGHNQICK
- a CDS encoding FG-GAP repeat domain-containing protein — translated: MLKHAAPFTLLTLLLASCAQTPTSAPAQERFKVFGMGEIVVGEAAGIQAQNLTQSALQLKSLGNTMVDHNGYRYISTRYQVRNATSAGVASGTAKTNLTLIAGETASTLGNTAIRAIKKADGSAANPSLASLIVPTGTLAAGPVLASGQQSFQVFTSSEIAPLAGTTGLLNAFPYGFVVDRVGGGRTLPANPTVNDYQGTVTVSVKVPLQTPLSNTPTAFTLAVLFAEDSVTQVSESPEEQLLGNSGLAARVTAAGASRVNVFPGSTYSGTTRTLCKIPVSTAGSPSYLVNFKPGVAQVTPDVDVLAESSSYISATFDCADVAAPTLSASTPQNELTIQALQTGKRLTNFNTFNKGTFAQLGSEWTYTPGSGAAFKPNELVEVTLHQSGLRSSFVHRYRVKSAAEGAAGFNTATLYGTGTDFVFNVAVADVDGDGDLDALQSNGSTNSIRFFKGNGNGTFQTAVAYDLGEVIPGVALADVNNDGKPDIVGTKYTSAAISVMLGNGDGTFQTQQTSTGGGNGTALALGDINGDGNLDVVTGNRALNNATTMLGNGDGTFQSGTTLTTGNNVYDVDLGDLNGDGKLDLVIANADNNNVGVFKGNGNGTFQSMVTYPVGSVPTSVAVGDLNADGNLDVVVTNNGAHTISVLLGNGDATLQTQQTYTVTGTNPFPFDVALGDYNGDGKLDAVTSDNGVNDVSLFLGNGDGTLQADTHYSAVFAPTGLAAGDFNGDGKLDLITGSSFSQFGAVVIKK